The window tttattcattttcgcttcttatcatacattttcgtttctagttctagAACACATTTCcattttgcattctgatcattctaggactgttagataaaaacactcttatTGAATTGacttaacttgtgatttcttgattgcatcttaattgttagtaaagtttcccaactggattgacaccttaagtattacaactgcataaggttaattgaacctgctaggataagacacacaaaaatcctagtatcaaaaacctcggctccacccttctcccttatggagagaaccttgcatctaacctcctccaccataaaaagaaccttggctccgccttcctcccgtggggagataaccttacgtccaacttcctccaccttcctcccttggggagataacgttgtgtccaaccttctccaccatacagagaaccttggctctgccttcctcctgtgtggagagaacatgttcacgtcttttggctatctcaaaatggcttgctccgacaaccaatgaaagtaaaaacctttttctaacgtcacaaaatcttttgatagtaactaatattaaattttctaatgtattcgtggaagtgtctttgacacaccatgatgtagcctctgtctctatAACGCCctaaccgccaccttgcttagtgagctcATGTCCACTCTCattccatgggcccaccttcctaagtgaGCCCTACATCTATTTCTGGCCCGTGGACTCACCCATATTCGATAGTCAGCTtgttacgtctgggaggctttaaaacttgtttactgaccctacaaatcaacaaattatattttcatgtgttttgtccccactcgcacagttccgacaatcacttcgaggaaggtcacccatcatgaagttctctcaggaccctagaccgaaaagataagtgcatttcggtgacatatgtggtcaaatcaattttttaaacttttcttcAAACCAAGGTGTCACAATATTCAAGCTCCTATAAATCTATCAACAACGGTTTAtgttttccaatctatctatctatgtttgttgtaagcttgtgtttgatgagtttctactcgttatctccttttgggattgaatgaatagtggtaacaattatgtttacaaaaaaaagggtttatgaccaaccaatcaaagttgagaaattagaagaaaattaatttggcattataaaagaaataattggaaaataataagcacaataatatatgaatcccagataattcaaagataaaatataaattaaataaaacaatctaaaaatactacaataaatttttaaatacagtataagaaaaagaagacgcataaattaatcttttctttgggtcaacatattaatcttacttattctcaactgaaaaaaaaagaaagtatgagaaaactttggtttaaaaaattatgaaaaatctaccttcccattaaatttttttttccacttaaacaaagttgaaaacagtatttttgaataaattagtttgttagatgaaaaatatgagacgatctatgtttatatagaagtgaatttttacaaaattcagaattaataattaactgtatatttccctttctttatttttaggtagaattaataacttataattaaaaataagtaatattataatttcaaattttataatatatatatatatatatatattttattatataaagttgggttttgaaagttagacattaacaagattttgacatgtgtcaagttatcaatatgagattttgtcatgtgtaaaagttaatatttaataggagatatttgattacaacaaaaataaaatattttgttttcaaaaatattaataatgtaaaaagataattatcaaaaattatagaatttataaaacaaaatacaaagtttttaaaaataattataaggagattatataaatatatatatttcataaaattcgaatttataatattatttacttatttttaattttaaattattaattctacaaaaaaatatagaaaaggggattaaagaaaatatacagttaattattaattctaaattttgttaattctcacttttatataaacttaaatcgtctaatatttaaataatttatttaaaaacattgtttttaattttgtttgattgagaatttttttgaatagaaagataaatttttcttatttttttaaaccaaaattttctcctactttctctttttttagttaggaataaaaatataatccaaCTTGTATAAAGTGGAGATAAAAAGTAATAGAAAAGGACAAAACCTTCACTTTCCTtggaataaaataaactattgaAAGGGAAACACAcatttttcatttcattattggaaattaaaatatgagaagAAAATTCATGGGATTGCAGCATATCTTCCGCCAATCATAACTCAAACTGATCATAATCATCCTGATCATCACGGACATCTTCGCGCCTGGGGTCGAATTCTTCTCCAGCATGGATCTTGTTTCGTGCTCCTCCAGGTTTACAGATTCCCCCAGCATTGTTGCATAgatttgcttatatttttaaaaactttatatgaGTTATattatatgacttaacctaTGAAAACATTAGGGAGGTTTACgctcataatttattttctacaagTAGGAcatatgtatttaacattttcCTTTCCAGAAAAACCCTACaattattaactttataaaaaccttgAGAATCTTGTAGTTGCTGTTGATCAGTTTCTAACTAGAAACcctacaattattattttttattaaaaaaagttgagaaTCTTGTAGTTGTTTAATCTATGTTGATCGGTTTCTAATCATAAAGAGACTCTTCTAGGATCTACTCATAAAGAGAGTTTTAATTCGGTAGAAGATAGATACCTCCAAGTGCTTGCGTTAGGAACAAAAGTAGGATTAGACACACTGCGAGGATGCTGCTTCCTCCACCTGGTACCACAAAAACCAGATCTACTCTCATTAACACNNNNNNNNNNNNNNNNNNNNNNNNNNNNNNNNNNNNNNNNNNNNNNNNNNNNNNNNNNNNNNNNNNNNNNNNNNNNNNNNNNNNNNNNNNNNNNNNNNNNNNNNNNNNNNNNNNNNNNNNNNNNNNNNNNNNNNNNNNNNNNNNNNNNNNNNNNNNNNNNNNNNNNNNNNNNNNNNNNNNNNNNNNNNNNNNNNNNNNNNNNNNNNNNNNNNNNNNNNNNNNNNNNNNNNNNNNNNNNNNNNNNNNNNNNNNNNNNNNNNNNNNNNNNNNNNNNNNNNNNNNNNNNNNNNNNNNNNNNNNNNNNNNNNNNNNNNNNNNNNNNNNNNNNNNNNNNNNNNNNNNNNNNNNNNNNNNNNNNNNNNNNNNNNNNNNNNNNNNTAAAATATGTATTCTTCCATATTACACCAAAAGAACACTAGAAAAGATTGCAAGAacttttccatatatatatatatcttgtcttATACGGATTATAAGACAGTCGTGCATGGTACTAACCTCGTTTATGTTTCTGTATGGGCTCGTTTGCACGGCGTCTGTAAATGATCATGGGAACTGTTCCGACAAAAATGGTTCCTAACACCAAGCCcaacatctatttttttttttgtttactttttttgcTTGTTCTATTTGATGATCCGGCTATATCCCATGGTATACTCTTTATATAGATAGAGTTGGATCTAAGTCAACTTTAATGAGTTATATGAAACTGGGTCAATGAATCCACGGTCTTAATTAAATATCACTACTTATAACATGTACTCTATCACtgttatcttattattattttttattttttgagaaagtCTGTTATCTTATTGAGACGGGCCTTATCtcttaattaaattacaaataaaagcaTCCCAatataataaaacgaaaatACACAGCTTTTACACAgctttttttgtagactatataatttttataagttggttacaaaataggttatagattaaatataagttggttactaaaaaagttatagattagTTGGTATATCCCAAAGAATCCTCTTacagagaatattccaatgatttatacaatttacaaaataaaagttttagtattccatgtattgttacaaaataaaatctttaattttaggcataaaaatatactattaggcataaaaagaataaaatcttggcaatttatcacatttaatcgtgatttccgagattTTATTgtcagttgaaaataaaattttacctaagcacggatcatattaaaaaactttcaccaaacatgttcaaaaattaaaataaaaacaaacaacaaacataaccatttctcataaataaaattacaaaattaacaatataaaacttacaaaatagttatttttttcaagccatcatatttagcatatgattttattgcataatgttttatctaaaacacttttaaaaataatcatttaaattatattttattctaaaattataatataaataaaaaaagtttcaacCCGTGTTCTGGCACagatcctaatctagttataCAGTATTATGATAGATAAAGAAGGTGGAGAAGAGCTGCATGTCAATTAATGACAATTACATACTACTAACtgataaaattatactaatacGGATAGTCAATAcaagttttttggataaagtTGTGGTACCCCAAACAACGTGCAATTGTTTCCAACGGCAATTTCTGCGTTTGTATATTTATGTAAAAGCTATTCTCACGTTTACAGTTAGTATGTTTTAAAGTGCCATAATTTAATCCAACTTAGGCCTGGATATATTACCCATACTCGAtaaccgaatccgaacccgatccaacGTAGAGAGTTCGATACGGGTTTGTGCTAATAACCAATCGGTTTCATCTTAATACTACATCGGATATCCATACCCGATATTCGATATGAACCCGAATGCACCCGATCATATATATACCTATCTAATTCTAATTATGATTCTCTAACCCTAAATCTCTAATTCcctttctttgtttcctttgcCAATTCATTCCAACTTCCTTTCCTGAATTCAACGCTGATTTTGTGAGATTCGATAACCAACTTATCGATATAAAACCCAATTCTTCAAGATGGAAACCCTAAATCCCCAAAATTCATCTTCTCTGCCGTTTGAGAATTCTCAGAGGCAATCTCAGGTACTCTGTTTCATCTTGTTCAATCGTTagttgtttgctttttttttagttgatgaAATATGAATTATGATTGTTGGGTTGATTACTTGATATTCATACTCGTTTGCATCTGAAACTGAAAATGATTTTGGATTAGGTGATGAATCATGATTGTTGGGTGGTTGATATTCTCATGTTTAAGTGATTTAAACAAGTAATCGTTTTCATTAGTACTTAATCGTTTTCATTAGTACTTGATATTCAATCGTTTTCATGATTGTTGGGTTG is drawn from Camelina sativa cultivar DH55 chromosome 8, Cs, whole genome shotgun sequence and contains these coding sequences:
- the LOC104706552 gene encoding uncharacterized protein LOC104706552 — translated: MLGLVLGTIFVGTVPMIIYRRRANEPIQKHKRGGGSSILAVCLILLLFLTQALGANLCNNAGGICKPGGARNKIHAGEEFDPRREDVRDDQDDYDQFEL